The DNA window CAACACTGGCAGTGGTATGTATAAACTTTCTTCTATTCATGGTATATTTCATATCGTCTCCTTTTCCAGACAAATTGGTGACTTACCTATTCAATCGTGTCACAAAAGACAAGGTGCGAATTAAAAAATTCTCCTGAGCTCGTACTCCTGCCCTGTCTGGGCTTCACACCAGGACATGGCATATCTTGGCTCGCAACTGTCAACACGGGCAGTTCCGTTATGGCTGTCATGAAACTCAATGCTCAGTTCTGCATCAACTAAACTGTACTCGGGTATGGTCTTCACTACAGCCATGCTGCCTTCAATGTTCCCGGACCATGCCTCCCAACTCCAGCTTCGATCCCATCCTGTCAAATCAAATCCCATAATTATCAGCTGATTGCCGTTTTGGCTTACACTGAAGTAGGTGTTAAAGTCCTTCTGTGGTGAAAACCAGATGCCTGATGCACTTTCAAATGACTCACGAGCCTCGGTCAATGTCTTATCTTCTTCTGCCTTCAGCCAGCTTGCAGAAACAAGGCAAAAGAAAAAAAATGCTGCCAGACTAATATGAAATGACTTTTTCATTATCTGCTCCTTATTGAAGTTGCTATTCCTGTTTTGTTATTGACTTAAGAGTTCAAATTTCCTTTGTACAGTAATCACTGGGTAAGTGTGGTGAACAGTTAGTAATAGTTGCCACTTTCTTTCCCAATAGCCAACAAACATTTCTTTACTCCCCAATTGTTAAACACAGTTTTCTGATCAGGCAAGGGGAAACGTGCATCATCATCATAATAATGCTGAGACGGCATTATCATGTGCTGGCATATACACTTTCCATTTCTTCTCCTTTCCTGTCAGGGTAAAGGCTGGCTCAATTTGACATCCAATGTTCTTCCTGTCCCTGTCTATGTCCGGCGTGTCTGAATGGACAGCACGAAAATAGACTGAACTTGTATCTTCTGCATAAGTTCAGTCTGGTTATTTTGACTGTTTGCCAAAGGCGGTATAGGAATTGAAGAAATATCATTCATTGTGAAGACTGGCAAAACAAGGCTTGACAATTCAGGCAGGTTTGGACTTGTGTCTGAACATGCACGTAGGGTTGACTCTGCAGCTTTTTCATCCGAATGCGTAACGGACATTGGCGGGGAGAGGTGGTTAATTACACCAAGGACGGAAGTGAGAGGATTCTAGATTGCCGTACGCAGGTCGTACGTGATGAAAAGGGTCGGCCATATTCAGGGAAAATCTGGATACTGATTAGTTGCCGGGATGCTATGGAACAAAAAAGCCATATAAAAAGCCATATTTTTATATTGACACATTTTCTCCCCCTATCTAATATAATCTAATGAGCAAACGATCTGATTTCGAGTGGGACTCCAAAAAGACAAACAGAACCAGGAAAAACATGGAGTTTCTTTCGCCCTGGCACAGCTTGCTTTTCTGGACACTGAGCGTGTTATCCTTGAAGACCTTGAACATAGTGAAAATGAAAGACGGTTTTACTGTCTTGGCAGGGTCTCAGACGCGATAATGACGGTTCGGTTTACATACAGAAAGAACAAAATCAGAATAATCGGCGCCGGATATTGGCAAAAAGGAAAGAAAATCTATGAAAGAAAAAATCAAATACACAGACGAACCAATGGGGAAAGTTAAGGTTATATCTGACTTTCTTCCATCCCCGGAAGAACTCGCTTTAAAAGATGAAACCGTCAAGGTTACAATTACACTAAGTAAAACGAGTGTGGACTTTTTTAACTTGAGAGTTCAAAGTTCTTGGTTCTTCGTTCTTGGTTGTAAGAAATAAAGTCAATAAATTTGGATAGATACCTGGTCTGGACCAAGAGACATTTTGATCTGCCAAAAAAGCCAATAAAAACACAAGATTACAAAAAAACTTTTGACTGCCCAGTTTTTTTAAGAAAGAGGCAAAAAAAATAATACACAATATCAAAAAATGATTCGCAGGCTCCTGGATGAGTATACTGTCCATCAATAACCACGAATCCATAACCACAGCATCAACACGGACCGGGAAACAGGATATCCGCTTAACTTAGCAGCTGTTTCCCGCCCGGCCGGTGAGCTTGGTCGTTTCAAGCCTACGGCTATTCCGGGATAGCCCAGTCCCCTGAATTTTGAAGACTACCTGCCTCCAGGGGCTGCTGACCCAGACAGAATGCTTCAGTCCGGGCTATACTATCCGTCGTTGCCGCTGCCATTATTCCCACTCCAGTCACAATATATTTCTTGTATCTTCCCCGCAAGTCAGTGTAATGTTCAGCTAAGGGCAGAACCAATCCTCTCTTGCATTCAACACCCTGGACCATAAGCTAAAATGCCAACTACTGCCAACCATATTGGCGTAAACTTAAGAGTCAGTTTTGTTGGCAATGCTGGTAATATACTGATATTTAATGTGTTTATTGTATGGCACAGAAAGTGCTTAGTAATATAAAAAATACATCAACATTTAACAATGGAGGGTTGTTATGAAAAAGTGGAGTATGAATATTTTTGGAATCGTGGCAGTGGGGGCACTGGTCTGCCTGTTGGGCATGGGCACAGCTGGGGCATGGAATGAAAACCATCTGAACCAGCTGCTGACATTGCGACATTGTCCAGGGTGTGATTTGAGCGGGGCTGATCTGAACGGGAAGAACCTGAGCGGACACAATCTGTCGAGGGCCAATCTGAGCAACGCGGATTTGAGTGGCGCAGATCTGAGCGATGCCTTTTTTATCGAAGCAAATCTGAGCGGTGCTGATCTGAACGGCGCAACCCTGGGCGGTGCCAACTTCAGCGGAGCCACGTCCTGGTTTGATGACGACTTCACATGTGCCTCTCCTTCCATTGGAGGCTGTTATCCTGAGTGCAGGCCAGGAGGCGCATGTTATTAATAAAGACTATTTTCCCCTACTTAACCCTGTTGCGGAAATATTCCAACTGCAACTTTCAAGGAGGATGAACATGATAAGAATTACCAGAATGACCATTGTGACCGTGGTCCTGATGCTCTGCCTGACCGGACTGGTCATGTCCGGCGAAGCCCAGACACAGAGATTCGTGGACAATGGGAACGGGACGGTGACGGACACTGTGACGGGGCTGATGTGGACCAAGGATGCCAACCCGGTCGGCTGGTTGAATTGGGATGACGCCTGGCGGGGGTGCAGCTCTTTCAGCATCTCCGGAATTGGCGGATGGCGGCTGCCGAGCAGGGATGAGCTTTCGGCTATATACCATGCAATTCAAAGCGGACATCCCTTTACCGGGGTCCAGTCGTACGGCTACTGGTCCAGCACGGCCTACGCGGGCCGCAGGGACGGCGCGTGGGCCGTGTCCATGCGCGGCGGCCAAGTGGACGTCATCCACAAGTCCACCCGCTCCCACGTGTGGCCGGTCCGCGCCGGACAGTGAGGTGCTTTGGAGATTTGGGAGATGTCGGTTAAAATTTATGGAGTAAATCATGAGATACACCATCAGTAAGCGTTTTTTTGCGGTAGGAATTTTTCGAGTTCTTGTTGTTACGTTGTTTACATGTGTATTTTACAGTAATGTAATTGCGCATGATTGGACTAACTATCACCAGTCAATCCATTGCTCTGTTAACATTGATCAGACATTTTTTGGCAACTGGAAGGAAATAAGCCTGAGATACACTTCCGCAGAGGATAGTGGTACATTTATTGTTTACAAGTGCATATCATGCAATGCTATAAAAGATTGTAATGAATGGGCTGGATTCAAGTGCACAATAGCAGGCAATCAAGCAGGTCAAAGTAATTTTTCTGGTAGAAAT is part of the Desulfonatronovibrio magnus genome and encodes:
- a CDS encoding BrnT family toxin gives rise to the protein MGLQKDKQNQEKHGVSFALAQLAFLDTERVILEDLEHSENERRFYCLGRVSDAIMTVRFTYRKNKIRIIGAGYWQKGKKIYERKNQIHRRTNGES
- a CDS encoding CopG family transcriptional regulator, with the translated sequence MKEKIKYTDEPMGKVKVISDFLPSPEELALKDETVKVTITLSKTSVDFFNLRVQSSWFFVLGCKK
- a CDS encoding pentapeptide repeat-containing protein; the protein is MKKWSMNIFGIVAVGALVCLLGMGTAGAWNENHLNQLLTLRHCPGCDLSGADLNGKNLSGHNLSRANLSNADLSGADLSDAFFIEANLSGADLNGATLGGANFSGATSWFDDDFTCASPSIGGCYPECRPGGACY
- a CDS encoding DUF1566 domain-containing protein, with amino-acid sequence MIRITRMTIVTVVLMLCLTGLVMSGEAQTQRFVDNGNGTVTDTVTGLMWTKDANPVGWLNWDDAWRGCSSFSISGIGGWRLPSRDELSAIYHAIQSGHPFTGVQSYGYWSSTAYAGRRDGAWAVSMRGGQVDVIHKSTRSHVWPVRAGQ